One stretch of Daphnia pulicaria isolate SC F1-1A chromosome 6, SC_F0-13Bv2, whole genome shotgun sequence DNA includes these proteins:
- the LOC124341780 gene encoding alpha-(1,3)-fucosyltransferase C-like: MAIKFQKSYPVLFYFFPTLTIIALLYVYIPQYQTKIAYLIFNETQQFQMDYFLNGFIRQNAVLPRAQERKSNWSIGMPNFKIILMWGLRSGLIGNEPLIKAECPITSCEFTPDESMINKSDVVVFYVETLTDFPTNRHPHQRFVFFQLESPMNSNILKISDHRLRYGYFNWTMTYRWDSDIVHRGDYGFIVKKLSNNIRRPYGMRSIQINRWFSKTFWRENQFQLPSSVENNQIENTIKGKTKMIAWIVSHCSTPIRREEYVRKLRQYVSIDIFGSCTNNKCVPNCDNMLRSDYKFYLSFENSWCPDYVTEKFYRPMMFDTVPIVMGGANYSKFAPPNSYINARDFNSPKELADYILLLNSTDTMYAKYFEWKTDYEIILSDNSGLCDLCRMAHDKTLPSKTYNDIQHWWINELKCENNSRKYF; the protein is encoded by the exons ATGGCAATCAAGTTTCAAAAAAGCTATCccgttttattctatttttttccaacattaACAATAATTGCCTTACTCTATGTTTACATTCCACAATATCAAACGAAGATTGCTTATCTGATTTTTAACGAAACGcag CAATTTCAAATGGATTATTTTCTCAACGGGTTTATCCGCCAAAATGCTGTGTTACCAAGagcacaagaaagaaaatcgaatTGGAGTATAGGGATGccaaactttaaaataattctGATGTGGGGATTAAGAAGCGGTCTAATAGGAAATGAACCATTAATCAAAGCCGAATGTCCTATAACTTCTTGCGAGTTCACACCAGATGAGTCGATGATTAATAAGAGCGACGTTGTAGTTTTTTACGTCGAAACATTAACGGATTTCCCAACAAACCGTCATCCTCACCagcgttttgttttttttcaactcgaGTCACCAATGAATTCCAATATTCTAAAAATAAGTGACCACAGGCTACGCTACGGATATTTTAATTGGACCATGACATATCGTTGGGACTCGGATATTGTCCATCGTGGGGATTATGGGTTCATTGTCAAGAAACTATCTAATAATATTCGTAGACCTTATGGGATGAGATCCATACAAATAAATCGTTGGTTTTCAAAGACCTTTTGGAGGGAGAATCAATTCCAATTGCCGTCATCAGTTGAGAACAATCAAATTGAGAATACAATCAAAGGTAAAACCAAAATGATTGCTTGGATTGTTAGTCACTGTTCAACACCAATACGCCGTGAAGAATACGTACGAAAACTACGTCAGTATGTATCCATTGATATATTTGGAAGCTGCACTAATAACAAATGTGTGCCCAACTGCGACAACATGTTACGAAGTGATTACAAATTTTACTTGTCCTTTGAGAATTCTTGGTGTCCAGATTACGTCACAGAAAAGTTCTACAGACCGATGATGTTCGACACAGTGCCAATTGTAATGGGTGGTGCAAACTACAGCAAATTCGCGCCACCTAATTCTTACATCAATGCGCGAGATTTTAATTCACCTAAAGAGCTTGCTGattatattttacttttaaataGTACAGACACAATGTACGCAAAGTACTTTGAATGGAAAACAgattatgaaataattttatctGATAATTCTGGACTGTGTGACTTGTGCCGGATGGCTCACGATAAAACATTGCCATCCAAAACGTATAATGACATACAACATTGGTGGATAAATGAGTTAAAATGTGAAAATAATtcgagaaaatatttttga
- the LOC124344434 gene encoding uncharacterized protein LOC124344434 — protein sequence MSQLIRSISFNPRDQHILAGGSIYGAVGIWDVRKSQGPVECVPIGVGHSESVTSLIWGNSKVLWWDMRKINAPIDACDKPLTMKKYNLMENTYGDNWAKTPADKYLDSSFCTIEYANEKKLQQDHPCLIQLIRDKYLLEPASKELPYVLDHPYTIDPSDGQANDIREILKNKTKGFFVESGGFDGEFLSNTFFMERYLDWNGLLIKADQKIFSKLHSRNRKAFSLPNCISTKTLPDQIIQKNNNFI from the exons ATGAGTCAACTAATACGTTCCATCTCGTTCAATCCACGTGACCAACACATTTTAGCTGGTGGATCGATTTATGGCGCTGTGGGAATTTGGGACGTTCGTAAGAGTCAAGGTCCAGTCGAATGCGTCCCCATTGGTGTCGGTCATTCGGAAAGTGTCACTTCGCTTATTTGGGGCAATTCAAAG GTTCTTTGGTGGGACATGCGAAAAATAAATGCGCCAATAGACGCGTGTGACAAG CCATTGACGATGAAAAAATACAACTTGATGGAGAACACTTATGGGGACAACTGGGCCAAGACGCCAGCAGATAAATATTTGGATTCGTCCTTTTGCACAATAG AATACGCCAACGAAAAGAAACTGCAACAAGACCATCCGTGTTTGATCCAACTCATCCGAGACAAATACCTGCTCGAGCCAGCATCTAAAGAACTTCCTTACGTGCTGGATCATCCCTATACAATCGATCCTTCCGATGGCCAAGCCAATGACATAagggaaattttgaaaaataaa ACCAAAGGCTTTTTTGTTGAGAGTGGTGGATTCGACGGCGAATTCCTCTCCAACACCTTCTTCATGGAGCGCTATCTCGACTGGAATGGATTGCTCATAAAAGCcgatcaaaaaatttttagtaaGCTGCATTCTCGCAATCGAAAGGCTTTCAGTTTGCCCAACTGCATCAGCACCAAAACCTTACCCGAtcaaattatacaaaaaaacaacaactttatATAA